TCCCCTAAACTTCATTACAATGTTATCAACTTCTCCTCTGATAGTGCCGCTGGCATCAGCAACAACATGTCCATAGAAAAGACTGTTATCTCTTTTAGTTGTATTCAAAACAAGAAAACCACGCCTTGTGTCATTTGCATGAAACTCCATATTAAATGCCATCTTCTTGAAAAACTGGTGATACATTTTTCCCGAAAAAGTAGCGGTGCGGTTAGCAGTATCTGTAAGAATCAGACGGCCGAAATCAATTTCTCCTTCTTTGAAAATGATCTCAGCACCTTCGTTCATTTTATAACGGCACTTGGTATAGTCAAGCACAAAAGATGCGTCACTTAATTTTACATTACCAATCAGGTCTGGAGCACTGGCATTTCCTTGCAAACGGATTACTCCATTTGCTACACCTTTCATATCCGTCATAATAACAGAAAGATACTTTTCAAGAATACTCAACTTCAGATTCTTTGCATCAATCACCTGGTCAATGGTGGGGTTCTTTGGATCTTTGATATTGATTCTTCCACTGCTCAAAAATTCATATAACGGATTATCAGAAACAATGTTTGAATTTATCTCACCTGTTTCAACGTTATAATTACCCGTGATCTTCACTACGCCAATCGAATCATTATTAAAACGGAAACGTTCTGCATTTAGATCTGCGTCGATCCTGATTTTACCATATGGATTAACAACGTTTATTTGTCCTGTTACCTGTCCTTCAAGCCGGGGATCTTTTAAAACATATGGCATTACATCTTCGAGGTGCACGTTATTAAGTTCAACCACAAAATCTTCGGTTGTACCTGTCTCTGAAAACTTAGTATAAGCTTTGATCGATTCATTTCCCGATTCAAGTTTGATGCTTTCGGAATGGATCATTTTCTTACCTATGAACAGATCGCTCTTGTCTTCAATATTCCATACCTTATCGTTAATGACTAAGGTAGAGGGTTGGAATACAATTTCAACACCATCTCTGTTGGTTTTGATCTTTGCATTCAGGTTCGCATCTTTCAATGTTTGCGATGCTCTTGTGCGTATGTTCACCGAACCTGTATCATTTGCAGCAGTAACAGTAAAAGTTGTTTGTGGCAAACTAAGACTGTCATTAAAAATTACTTCGCTGATTGCACCTTTCAGATCCAGTTTCTTATAATCGCCGGTAGCAGTAATAGCAATGCTGTTAAAACCGATGTCCTTGTATTTAAACTCAGGTACATCGGTTTGCAGATTGAATGAGCTTTCATTTGTGCTTATACGGCCTTTTATGATACTGTTGTTGAATCCTGTTACAGGTATATTGAGCATGTCAATGTACTCAGCAATATTCCTTGTAGTTATATCAAATGCAAAATCCTGGTTCTTTACCTGTCTCTTTGGTTGTGGAATATAGGCGGGGAAATAAATATTTAAAAAAGATAAAGCTGTGTTAGGGAGATCAAGGATGTTAAAATTACCAACAATGTTCACATCTGCTTCATTGCTGCGTGCAGCTAATTGTTTTTTGCCATCAACAATAATTGAAGAGAGTGAAAAATAATCGAATGAAAGTTGATTGGTGTCGTTTGTCAATACTGCATTTTGCAGGTTAGCAGTGCCAAGAAAATCGTCAATTGTTTTTCCTTTAAAATCAAGATTAACAAATGACTTTAAACGAAGCTTTGTTTTTGTAAGGCCAAGTTCCTTGAAGTTAATATTGTATACATCACCTGTAAGATTATAACTCGGAGTGTCTTTGCTTAAGTTCACCATCCCTGTTAAGTTAACCGAAAGGTTACTGTCATTAACAAGAAAGGAACCATCAAACTTTCTTTTCTCGTAAACACCTTTTGCAGTAATATTTCTGTAAGTATATCCATCGAGATAAAATGCCTGGATATTGCCATCAACTTCCGCAAACAATGTTTTTGGATTAAAGCCACGACCTTTCAGCGAGCCATCCATTACTATTGTTCCAAACAATGGATCTTTAATAAAAGTGCCCAATGCAAAACCATTTGTTTTGATCTTGCCCGAATAGATAGGTTCACTTTTATCTGGAAGCTTCAGGTTAATATCGGTTACGAGCATACCAAGATTTGTTTGTAGTGTGCCGTAGGTTACAAAATCTTTAAAGAAACCTGTGAATGATCCGGCAAAATTGAGATAACTTATCTTGGAAATAGCGGGGTAAGTTATTTTTCGAATTGGCGGATAAATTGATGCTGCGTCTTCATAGGAAGTTTGCAGCCTGTTTGCCTTCAGATCTAGAAAGGTGTTATTGATATCGGGAAGACCATCCATTGTAAAGCTTCCGTCAAGTACTGTTTGCCTTAATGTGTTGATGACAATATC
The DNA window shown above is from Lacibacter sp. H375 and carries:
- a CDS encoding translocation/assembly module TamB domain-containing protein, coding for MQNWLSRKAAKWLANELKTEVSVKHVDFALFDKALIEGVLVKDQNKDTLAYIGRLSTNLADWFFLNDKIELKYIGLEQTHLFAHRTDSVWNYQFLIDYFSSPKKSSGKKSQTELDLKKVELKNITIIQKDEWLGQTMSGKLGYLLVDLKTFDVPKKIIEAETIEITLPYFSINKYIGKRAKRASKPDSAYHTGEVIVQHWNEAGWKMSAKSLKIDDGEFRIDNLTEREPFEYFDGAHLRFTKLNGQFKNVQFIGDSLTANIQLTAKERSGFEVKQLDADFLFYPQGMEFKNLTARTNKSRLSNFFAMRFEQFEHDMSEFITHVRMEGEFENSELHSDDIAFFAPVLKDWNDKISIKGKVRGTVDHLKGTDIVINTLRQTVLDGSFTMDGLPDINNTFLDLKANRLQTSYEDAASIYPPIRKITYPAISKISYLNFAGSFTGFFKDFVTYGTLQTNLGMLVTDINLKLPDKSEPIYSGKIKTNGFALGTFIKDPLFGTIVMDGSLKGRGFNPKTLFAEVDGNIQAFYLDGYTYRNITAKGVYEKRKFDGSFLVNDSNLSVNLTGMVNLSKDTPSYNLTGDVYNINFKELGLTKTKLRLKSFVNLDFKGKTIDDFLGTANLQNAVLTNDTNQLSFDYFSLSSIIVDGKKQLAARSNEADVNIVGNFNILDLPNTALSFLNIYFPAYIPQPKRQVKNQDFAFDITTRNIAEYIDMLNIPVTGFNNSIIKGRISTNESSFNLQTDVPEFKYKDIGFNSIAITATGDYKKLDLKGAISEVIFNDSLSLPQTTFTVTAANDTGSVNIRTRASQTLKDANLNAKIKTNRDGVEIVFQPSTLVINDKVWNIEDKSDLFIGKKMIHSESIKLESGNESIKAYTKFSETGTTEDFVVELNNVHLEDVMPYVLKDPRLEGQVTGQINVVNPYGKIRIDADLNAERFRFNNDSIGVVKITGNYNVETGEINSNIVSDNPLYEFLSSGRINIKDPKNPTIDQVIDAKNLKLSILEKYLSVIMTDMKGVANGVIRLQGNASAPDLIGNVKLSDASFVLDYTKCRYKMNEGAEIIFKEGEIDFGRLILTDTANRTATFSGKMYHQFFKKMAFNMEFHANDTRRGFLVLNTTKRDNSLFYGHVVADASGTIRGEVDNIVMKFRGTPTDSSKVYLPTSDSRVTGTADFIVFRQYGKEMKVESKVKESSNLTVDLDVFPNPLAKIYLILDEATNDIIEGQGDGNLNIRVSTNEGTSMSGRYNITKGRYTFNWQALIKKQFIINNGVVEWNGDPYNARINIDARYEIDRVALPADLCSSNEQNSLTVISNLSGSLSNPVISFRFELPQGHPCRTNPITMSGFQRMYSNPNELNNQVFSLLVFNQFLSNNANAANAIGGIGTSVAGTLTEFLAQQVQSGLGIILKNIPGINKLNLDPYVTFTPGLISGTDAETQNFGGTSRFGVTKRLLNGKLILKAGGSLLVNTGQNTPIQNNNQLTPDFTLEWLLTPDGKLRLIGFYRSVYDVQWRAANRTGISFSYVRDFEF